TACCGCGCTTCGAGTCTGTTCGACGCCAGACAAGAAGGAGCTCACGGCGTTTGCGCTGGAGGCTGCGCAACACCAGCTCGCGTTCTACAACGATTACTACGGCATCAAATATCCCTTCGGGAAGCTGGATATCGTCGGCGTGCCCGATTTTGCGGCTGGCGCCATGGAAAATGCCGGCGCGATCACCTTCCGCGAGCAATATCTTCTCGCTGATCCAGAACGCGCGTCGTTATCCGTGAAGAAGCGTATCGCCGCGATCATGTCGCACGAGATCGCGCACCAGTGGTTCGGCAATCTCGTCACGATGAAGTGGTGGGACGATATCTGGCTGAACGAAGGCTTCGCGACCTGGATGGCGAACAAACCGCTCGCGGTCTGGCACCCGGAGTGGCGCGTGGAGCTGGACGACGTCGATGCAAGCCAGCGGGCGCTTGCGCTCGACGCGTTGAGATCGACGCGCGCCATTCGCACGAACGTCGAGACGCCCGAACAGATCAACGAGGTCTTCGACGCTATCGCCTACCAGAAATCGGCGGCGATGTTGCGAATGATCGAATCCTATGTCGGCGAAGAGGTCTTTCGAAAGAGCGTGGCTTCGTACCTCGAGAAATACGCCTTTGCCAATGCGGCAGCGGAGGACTTCTGGGATGAGGTCACGCGGGTCTCCGGCAAGCCGGTCGACAAGATCATGGCCAGTTACGTGGATCAACCGGGAGTGCCTGTGCTGAGCGTGAGCAGTCGGTGCCAAGGATCCACGACGGAGGTCAGGCTGCGCCAGGAGCGGTTCATCGGCACGCCTGGCGCGACGCCAGCCACGCCACAAACCTGGACGCTGCCGGTCTGCCTGCGCGGCAGCAAGGATGCCGCCGTCACGTGCGAGCTCATGTCGCAGGCCGACCAGACGTTGACGCTTCCATCGTGCGGCGAACGCGTCTTCATCAATCCCGGCAGTCACGGCTACTACTTTTCGCAGTACGAGCCGCGCGCGCTCGCCACGTTCACCACGGGAGCCGGTGATCTCGAGGCGAGCGAGCGGCTCGGTCTACTCGGCGACGAGTGGTGGATCGTCCGCGCGGGTCGTCACGACATCGATGGGTTCGTCGACCTGACGGCGTCCCTGGCCGATGATCCGACGAGTGCCGTTGCCGAAAGCGTCGCGGACAGGCTCTCGTACACCGGTGAGTATCTCGTCGAGGAGCGTCAGCAGCCACGCTTCCAGACCTGGATTCGTGAAACGTTCGGACCTGCCCTGGAGCGGCTCGGACTCCCCGGCGAGTCGGCCGAGGACGCGGACCGCCAGAGCTTGCGCGCAGCGTATGTGCGGTTGTTGGGGATTGCGGGTGACTCTCCCGATGTGCAGCGGCGCGCGCGCGACCTGGCCATCGGCTACCTGTCAGATCCAGAGTCTCTCGACCCAACGCTGGCGCCAGACGTTCTGCATGTGGCGGCGCTGAACGGCGACTCGTCACTGTATGACCAATATGTGGCGCAGCTCGAACAGACGACGTCGGAGCCACAACAGTACTACCGCTACTTTGATGCTCTGTCCTACTTCAGAGATCCAGCGCTCGTACAACGAACGCTCGAGTTTGCCATGTCGGGTAAGGTGCGGACGCAGGACACCGGCTCGTTGATCGGAGACCTGCTGGCTAACCCGTGGTCGCGTGACGCGACGTGGACGTTCACCAAGCAACACTGGCCAACACTGATGAAGCGCCTTGGCGTATTTCAAGGGATCCCGAGCATAGTTGGGGCGCTTGGCGGCTTCTGTTCCGAAGCGGCCGCGGCGGACATCAAGACGTTCTTTGCCTCGCACCAGGTGGCTGCGGTTGAGCGAACGCTGCAGCAGTCGATCGAGCGTGTGGAGAGCTGCGCCGCGCTCCACACGCGGCAGTCGCCAGTGCTGACGAAGTGGCTCGAGCGGGCCGGCACGGGGCGCACCGCGTCGCGGCCATAGCCCACGAGACGGGGGGAATCGTGTTCCAGGGAGACCAAGACCCGGCCGGGAGATCGTTCGATGTGCTCGTTGTCGGCTCCGGTGCCTCGGGCGGGTGGGCCGCGAAGCGCCTCTCCGAGGCCGGATTGAACGTGGCGCTGCTCGACGCGGGGCGCAAGCTCACCCAGGCGGACTACCGGGAGCACATCCCTCGCTTCGAGTTGAAGTACCGTGGCCGGTCGGCGGCGTACGTCCGCCGAGTGCTCCCCGTCCAAGGAAGCGCGAACGCCGAATACACCGCCGACTGGTTCGCCAACGATCTCGAGGAGCCGTACACCTATCCCGAAGACAAACCATTTTCGTGGAGGGGGCGGTTACGGATCGTTGGCGGCCGCACGAATATCTGGGCTCGTCAGAGCTATCGCCTGAGCGATCTGGACTTCAAGGCGGCGTCACGCGACGGCTTCGGCATGGACTGGCCGCTCGGCTATCGCGATCTCGAGCGTTACTACGATCTCGTCGAAAGCTACGTTGGCATCAGTGGCCATGCAGAGGGCGTGTACGAGCTGCCGGACGGGCGCTTTCATCCTGCCATGGCCATGAGCTGCTCCGAGGTCACGCTTCGAGATCGCGTCAAGGCAAAGCTGGGACGTGTGGTTACGATCGGCCGGACGGCCAACATCACCCGGCCGCTGGGTAAGCGACAGCCCTGCCACTACTGCGGGCCGTGCGAGCGCGGATGCGTGACGCATTCTTATTTCAATTCCGCTTACACGACGGTGGCCGATGCGCTCGCCAGCAGGCGCTGTACGCTGATCGAGAATGCGATGGCGTACAAGGTGCTGATGGATCGGGACCGCCATCGCGCCCGCGGCATCCTCTACATCGACCGCATCAGCCGCCAGCCGAAGGAGGTCTTCGGCAAGGTCGTCGTCTTGTGCGCGCAGGCGCTCGAGTCGGTGCGCGTCCTCTTGAACTCGAAGAGCGAGCAGGACCCGTCTGGGGTCGGCAACTCGAGTGGCCTGCTCGGTAAGTATCTGATGGACCACATCATCTGCGGCGGCGCGCGCGCGGAATTTCCCGATGTGCCGGTCACTCCTTCGATGAGCGCGCCCCGGCGCCCCAACGGCATCTACATCATTCGCTTTCGCAATCGGCACAACGAGCCCGCGTCCAAGAAGTTCCTCCGCGGCTATGGCTACCAAGGCAGCGGCGCCGGGACCGACTTCAACTTCGACGCGCCCGGCTTCGGCCAACGCTACAAGCAGGCCGTCAAGCAAGCCGCACCATCGGTCGTCGGTCTCACCGGCTTTGGCGAGTGCCTGCCATACGAGGACAACTATGTGGAGATCGATCCGCAGGTGGTCGATACGTACGGTATTCCGGTGGTGCGGGTCCATGCGCGTTTCAGGGAGAACGAGCAGGCAATCATTACGGACATCGGCGACAGCGCGGCAGAGATGCTGGAGGCGGCAGGCGGCAAGAACATCCGTTTGACCGTAGACCGGACGAGGCCGTTTGGAGCGGCTATTCACGAGGTCGGGATCGCGCGCATGGGCTCCGATCCAAAACGCTCCGTGCTCAAT
The Luteitalea sp. genome window above contains:
- a CDS encoding M1 family peptidase: MQHLLALLAILFMIATPAAADRLPTTVLPEHYTLWFAPDFQKDNFRGRETIRVQIAEPTTSITLSASEIEFRQVRVTAGGKSQEAKVSLDEKAETATLTVPQELSAGSATIDIEFVGILNDKLRGFYLSEANGREYAVTQMEATDARRAFPSFDEPAFKAVFEISVMADEGDTVISNGAEISDTPGPEPGKHTVTFAPTQKMSSYLVAMLVGDFVCREGTSDGTALRVCSTPDKKELTAFALEAAQHQLAFYNDYYGIKYPFGKLDIVGVPDFAAGAMENAGAITFREQYLLADPERASLSVKKRIAAIMSHEIAHQWFGNLVTMKWWDDIWLNEGFATWMANKPLAVWHPEWRVELDDVDASQRALALDALRSTRAIRTNVETPEQINEVFDAIAYQKSAAMLRMIESYVGEEVFRKSVASYLEKYAFANAAAEDFWDEVTRVSGKPVDKIMASYVDQPGVPVLSVSSRCQGSTTEVRLRQERFIGTPGATPATPQTWTLPVCLRGSKDAAVTCELMSQADQTLTLPSCGERVFINPGSHGYYFSQYEPRALATFTTGAGDLEASERLGLLGDEWWIVRAGRHDIDGFVDLTASLADDPTSAVAESVADRLSYTGEYLVEERQQPRFQTWIRETFGPALERLGLPGESAEDADRQSLRAAYVRLLGIAGDSPDVQRRARDLAIGYLSDPESLDPTLAPDVLHVAALNGDSSLYDQYVAQLEQTTSEPQQYYRYFDALSYFRDPALVQRTLEFAMSGKVRTQDTGSLIGDLLANPWSRDATWTFTKQHWPTLMKRLGVFQGIPSIVGALGGFCSEAAAADIKTFFASHQVAAVERTLQQSIERVESCAALHTRQSPVLTKWLERAGTGRTASRP
- a CDS encoding GMC family oxidoreductase, giving the protein MARAGRHGAHRVAAIAHETGGIVFQGDQDPAGRSFDVLVVGSGASGGWAAKRLSEAGLNVALLDAGRKLTQADYREHIPRFELKYRGRSAAYVRRVLPVQGSANAEYTADWFANDLEEPYTYPEDKPFSWRGRLRIVGGRTNIWARQSYRLSDLDFKAASRDGFGMDWPLGYRDLERYYDLVESYVGISGHAEGVYELPDGRFHPAMAMSCSEVTLRDRVKAKLGRVVTIGRTANITRPLGKRQPCHYCGPCERGCVTHSYFNSAYTTVADALASRRCTLIENAMAYKVLMDRDRHRARGILYIDRISRQPKEVFGKVVVLCAQALESVRVLLNSKSEQDPSGVGNSSGLLGKYLMDHIICGGARAEFPDVPVTPSMSAPRRPNGIYIIRFRNRHNEPASKKFLRGYGYQGSGAGTDFNFDAPGFGQRYKQAVKQAAPSVVGLTGFGECLPYEDNYVEIDPQVVDTYGIPVVRVHARFRENEQAIITDIGDSAAEMLEAAGGKNIRLTVDRTRPFGAAIHEVGIARMGSDPKRSVLNGFQQSWDVENLFVMDGAGFTSSACQNPTLTIMALAVRSCDYLIAQAKKHEL